From Thermodesulfobacteriota bacterium, the proteins below share one genomic window:
- the pdxA gene encoding 4-hydroxythreonine-4-phosphate dehydrogenase PdxA, translating to MTLTLALTCGEPAGIGAEVALKALAAGLPPGVEAVLVGPRTVWAAAAGLVPGGFDLARWRIREPAASEPAGRPDRPDRPDHSERADRAPPADWSWGRPTARSGRVAAEAVELAARLALAREVDGLVTAPLSKEGLHAAGRPFPGHTELLASLCGPGHRAVMMLGGPRLKVFLVTTHLPLARVPGQVTREAVLATVTAAHRGLERDLGIASPRLAVCALNPHGGEGGVLGFEERDVIAPSLEEARAAEIRAVGPLPADSAFHRAAQGEFDAVVAMYHDQGLAPLKLLHFWDGVNVTLNLPLVRTSPDHGTALDLAGRGAARPDSFREAIRWAAEIARRRRAARDGSDLSDPSDGSDKPMATRRRQP from the coding sequence GTGACCCTGACCCTCGCGCTCACCTGCGGCGAACCCGCGGGGATCGGCGCGGAGGTGGCCCTGAAGGCTCTCGCGGCGGGCCTGCCCCCCGGCGTGGAGGCGGTGCTGGTGGGGCCCCGGACAGTGTGGGCCGCGGCGGCCGGCCTCGTCCCCGGGGGCTTCGACCTGGCCCGGTGGCGCATCCGGGAGCCCGCGGCGTCCGAGCCCGCGGGGCGGCCCGACCGGCCCGACCGGCCCGATCATTCCGAGCGGGCCGACCGGGCCCCACCGGCCGACTGGAGCTGGGGCCGCCCTACCGCCCGGTCCGGGAGGGTCGCCGCCGAAGCGGTGGAGCTCGCAGCCCGCCTCGCCTTGGCGCGAGAGGTAGACGGCCTGGTCACGGCCCCCCTCTCCAAGGAGGGGCTCCACGCCGCCGGCCGGCCTTTTCCAGGCCACACCGAGCTCCTGGCGAGCCTGTGCGGCCCGGGTCACCGGGCCGTGATGATGCTCGGGGGTCCGCGCCTCAAGGTGTTCCTGGTGACCACCCACCTGCCGCTCGCCCGGGTGCCTGGCCAGGTGACCCGGGAGGCCGTGCTCGCCACCGTTACCGCGGCCCACCGGGGCCTGGAGCGGGACCTGGGGATTGCCTCCCCCCGCCTCGCCGTCTGCGCCCTGAACCCCCACGGGGGGGAAGGGGGCGTGCTGGGCTTCGAGGAGCGCGACGTCATCGCGCCGTCCCTGGAGGAAGCCCGGGCCGCGGAGATCCGGGCCGTGGGCCCCCTGCCCGCCGACAGCGCCTTTCACCGCGCCGCGCAGGGGGAGTTCGACGCGGTGGTGGCCATGTACCACGACCAGGGCCTGGCGCCCCTGAAGCTCCTCCACTTCTGGGACGGGGTCAACGTGACCCTGAACCTCCCCCTGGTGCGCACGAGCCCCGACCACGGCACCGCCCTCGACCTGGCCGGCCGGGGCGCCGCCCGCCCCGACAGCTTCCGGGAGGCCATCCGCTGGGCCGCCGAGATCGCCCGCCGAAGGCGGGCGGCTCGCGACGGGTCCGACCTCTCCGACCCGTCGGACGGGTCGGACAAGCCGATGGCCACCCGTCGCCGCCAACCATGA
- a CDS encoding phosphoglucomutase/phosphomannomutase family protein, translated as MTIRFGTDGWRGVMARDFTFANVRRVSAAIGAYLEAEGTAARGVAVAWDRRLLSDRFAAEAAGVLAARGIPVRLAAAPEPTPLLSWAVRHQGLAGGIGITASHNPPEWSGIKLKEPFGGAARASVSRAVEEHLEAQPPGDEIPCLSLEEARGAGLLAALDAWRGYREALGRLVDFAALRRAGLAVAVDAMHGCGSPGLRRLLEEAGCRVRELRSEWNPGFGGTAPEPVEANLSRLAEVVKFEGCALGLANDGDADRIAAVDERGRYFSPQRILAVLLRYLREEKDLPGGAVKAVSATSLVDLLAQRYGMEVTLTPIGFKHIGEAMLARPALIGGEESGGIGIPAHLPERDGLLNALLLAEIVARTGRGLRAYLQEIFDQVGYFTYDRLDLPLDPAEAPAVRSRMADVDDPPALAGARVAQVLRLDGTRFLRDDASWLLVRPSGTEPLLRIYAEARSEAEVRELLEEGKRLAGCA; from the coding sequence ATGACCATCCGCTTCGGCACCGACGGCTGGCGGGGCGTCATGGCCCGGGACTTCACCTTCGCCAACGTGCGCCGCGTGTCCGCGGCCATCGGCGCGTACCTGGAGGCCGAGGGCACCGCCGCCCGGGGAGTGGCCGTGGCCTGGGACCGGCGGCTCCTCTCGGACCGCTTCGCGGCCGAGGCCGCGGGGGTGCTCGCGGCCCGGGGCATCCCCGTGCGACTTGCCGCGGCGCCGGAGCCGACCCCGCTCCTCTCCTGGGCGGTGCGGCACCAGGGGCTGGCGGGGGGCATCGGGATCACCGCCTCCCACAACCCCCCCGAGTGGAGCGGGATCAAGCTCAAGGAGCCCTTCGGCGGGGCCGCCCGGGCCTCGGTGAGCCGCGCCGTGGAGGAGCACCTGGAGGCCCAACCCCCGGGGGACGAGATCCCGTGCCTCTCCCTGGAGGAGGCCCGCGGGGCGGGACTCCTGGCGGCGCTCGACGCCTGGCGGGGCTACCGGGAAGCCCTGGGGCGCCTCGTGGACTTCGCCGCCCTGCGGCGGGCAGGCCTTGCCGTGGCCGTGGACGCCATGCACGGGTGCGGCAGCCCGGGGCTCCGCCGCCTCCTGGAGGAGGCCGGGTGCCGGGTGCGCGAGCTGCGTAGCGAGTGGAACCCCGGCTTCGGCGGCACGGCCCCCGAGCCGGTGGAGGCCAACCTCTCGCGACTCGCCGAGGTCGTAAAGTTCGAGGGGTGCGCCCTGGGGCTCGCCAACGACGGCGACGCCGACCGGATCGCCGCGGTGGACGAGCGGGGGCGCTACTTCTCCCCCCAGCGCATCCTCGCGGTGCTCCTGCGATACCTCCGGGAGGAGAAGGACCTGCCCGGAGGCGCCGTAAAGGCGGTCTCCGCCACGTCCCTCGTGGATCTCCTGGCGCAGCGCTACGGGATGGAGGTGACGCTCACCCCCATCGGCTTCAAGCACATCGGCGAGGCCATGCTCGCACGGCCCGCCCTGATCGGCGGCGAAGAGAGCGGGGGCATCGGCATCCCCGCCCACCTGCCCGAGCGCGACGGGCTCCTGAACGCCCTGCTCCTCGCCGAGATCGTCGCCCGCACCGGCCGGGGCCTGCGGGCCTACCTCCAGGAGATCTTCGACCAGGTGGGCTACTTCACCTACGACCGCCTGGACCTGCCCCTGGATCCCGCCGAGGCGCCCGCCGTGCGTTCGCGCATGGCCGACGTCGACGATCCTCCCGCCCTGGCCGGCGCCCGGGTCGCCCAGGTGCTTCGCCTCGACGGCACCCGCTTCCTGCGCGACGACGCCTCCTGGCTGCTGGTTCGCCCCTCCGGCACCGAACCGCTCCTTCGCATCTACGCCGAGGCGAGAAGCGAGGCCGAGGTGCGGGAGCTGCTCGAGGAGGGAAAGCGGTTGGCGGGTTGCGCGTAG
- the nadA gene encoding quinolinate synthase NadA, producing the protein MSEEAVRREVRALVRKRRAVLLAHNYQRAEVQDAADFTGDSLALSQEAARTDAEVIVFCGVHFMAESAAILSPQKTVLLPRLDAGCPMADMITAADVRRVREENPGVPVVTYVNSSAEVKAESDVCCTSANAVKVTRSLKVPVVYLAPDRNLAQWVARHTDQEVRFWDGFCPTHHRLRAEHVRKARRRHPGAPFVAHPECRPEVLDLADAVRSTSGMIDYCKSVEADTVIVGTETGLFHRLRKDSPGKTFVAPSEDLVCPNMKLTTLEDVRDALKTLEPVVSVPEAIRTRAAAALDKMLRAGRDE; encoded by the coding sequence ATGAGCGAAGAGGCGGTGCGGCGCGAGGTGCGGGCGCTCGTGCGGAAGCGCAGGGCGGTGCTCCTGGCCCACAACTACCAGCGCGCCGAGGTGCAGGACGCGGCGGACTTCACGGGGGACAGCCTGGCGCTCTCCCAGGAGGCGGCGCGCACCGACGCCGAGGTGATCGTCTTTTGCGGGGTCCACTTCATGGCGGAGAGCGCGGCCATCCTCTCGCCCCAGAAGACCGTGCTCCTGCCGCGCCTGGACGCGGGCTGCCCCATGGCCGACATGATCACGGCCGCCGACGTGCGACGGGTGCGGGAGGAGAACCCCGGGGTGCCCGTCGTCACCTACGTGAACTCCTCCGCCGAGGTGAAGGCGGAGAGCGACGTGTGCTGCACCTCGGCCAACGCGGTAAAGGTGACCCGGAGCCTGAAGGTCCCCGTCGTGTACCTGGCGCCGGACCGAAACCTGGCCCAGTGGGTGGCCCGCCACACGGACCAGGAGGTGCGCTTCTGGGACGGCTTTTGCCCCACCCACCACCGGCTGCGGGCCGAGCACGTGCGCAAGGCCCGGCGGCGGCACCCGGGAGCCCCCTTCGTGGCCCACCCCGAGTGCCGCCCCGAGGTGCTCGACCTGGCCGACGCCGTGCGCAGCACCTCGGGGATGATCGACTACTGCAAGTCGGTGGAAGCCGACACGGTGATCGTGGGCACGGAGACCGGCCTCTTCCACCGACTGCGGAAGGACAGCCCGGGGAAGACCTTCGTGGCGCCGTCGGAGGACCTGGTCTGCCCCAACATGAAGCTCACCACCCTGGAGGACGTGCGCGACGCCCTGAAGACCCTCGAACCCGTGGTCTCGGTTCCCGAGGCGATCCGAACCCGCGCGGCCGCCGCCCTGGACAAGATGCTCCGGGCGGGACGCGACGAGTAG
- a CDS encoding peptidyl-prolyl cis-trans isomerase yields MKPCLLLSSAVALTLACAAALAPAARSAPVDGLAAVVDGRVITRSELQQALVLAERTGLASGPGARDQVLEGLIEKALVESEARRMGVAVAAEEVERAVADIRKRNGLDEAGFRGVIEGQGMDYGEYLGEVRSQILRLKVAGRALRARLQVSDEALREHYLKNVAEFCDPDAVRLFHVQARGDDARSAAEAARARLLAGEDPASVARDVSPSATGADMGYVPLANLSEEVRDALREADPSGVTPVVEMRGACHVFVVADRQGGRIPDFEEVRDRVRERYFLDREEELFQTWIESLKAQARIVRKM; encoded by the coding sequence ATGAAGCCCTGCCTCCTCCTGTCCTCCGCAGTCGCCCTGACCCTGGCGTGCGCCGCAGCGCTGGCCCCCGCGGCCCGAAGCGCGCCCGTAGACGGCCTCGCCGCCGTGGTCGACGGCCGGGTCATTACGCGCAGCGAACTCCAGCAGGCCCTCGTCCTGGCCGAGCGCACCGGCCTCGCCTCCGGGCCCGGAGCCCGGGACCAGGTGCTGGAGGGCCTCATCGAGAAGGCCCTCGTGGAGTCGGAAGCCCGGCGCATGGGGGTCGCGGTGGCCGCAGAGGAGGTCGAGCGGGCCGTGGCCGACATCCGCAAGCGAAACGGCCTCGACGAGGCGGGATTCCGGGGGGTCATCGAAGGCCAGGGGATGGACTACGGCGAGTACCTGGGGGAGGTGCGCTCCCAGATCCTGCGCCTCAAGGTGGCGGGACGGGCGCTTCGCGCCCGCCTCCAGGTGAGCGACGAGGCCCTGCGGGAGCACTACCTGAAGAACGTGGCGGAGTTCTGCGACCCGGACGCGGTGCGGCTCTTTCACGTCCAGGCCCGGGGAGACGACGCGCGCAGCGCCGCGGAGGCCGCAAGGGCTCGGCTCCTGGCCGGGGAGGATCCGGCCTCCGTGGCCCGGGACGTCTCCCCCTCGGCCACGGGCGCCGACATGGGCTACGTGCCGCTCGCGAACCTCTCGGAGGAGGTCCGGGACGCCCTGCGCGAGGCGGACCCCAGCGGGGTGACCCCGGTGGTGGAGATGCGGGGAGCCTGCCACGTGTTCGTGGTGGCCGACCGCCAGGGCGGGCGCATCCCCGACTTCGAGGAGGTGCGCGATCGGGTGCGGGAGCGCTATTTCCTGGACCGGGAGGAAGAGCTCTTCCAAACCTGGATCGAGTCCCTCAAGGCCCAGGCCCGGATCGTGAGGAAGATGTGA
- a CDS encoding DUF72 domain-containing protein, with the protein MELYVGTSGYSYPEWKGLFYPEKIAPKEMLRFYGERLNAVEINYTFHHMPTERVLVPWAERVPEDFVFALKAPQVITHVKRLKEVEEPAEFLFRTVRVLGERLGPLLFQLPPSLRADRPRLEAFLGLVPAGLRCAFEFRSPTWLEAGIPDLLTGAGHALCTADTDESPAPELPAAAAWGYLRLRRSAYPDAELSLWLARIRRQPWEKAFVFFKHEDEARGPDEALRFRELAAAPAG; encoded by the coding sequence ATGGAGCTCTACGTCGGAACGAGCGGGTACTCGTACCCGGAGTGGAAGGGGCTCTTCTATCCCGAGAAGATCGCCCCGAAAGAGATGCTGCGCTTCTACGGGGAGCGCCTCAACGCGGTGGAGATCAACTACACCTTCCACCACATGCCCACCGAGAGGGTCCTCGTCCCCTGGGCAGAGCGGGTCCCCGAGGACTTCGTCTTCGCCCTCAAGGCGCCCCAGGTCATTACCCACGTGAAGCGGCTAAAGGAGGTGGAGGAGCCGGCGGAGTTCCTCTTCCGCACCGTGCGGGTGCTGGGCGAGCGGCTCGGGCCGCTGCTCTTTCAACTTCCGCCGAGCCTGCGCGCCGACCGGCCGCGCCTGGAGGCCTTCCTGGGGCTGGTGCCCGCGGGCCTGCGCTGCGCCTTCGAGTTCCGCAGCCCCACCTGGCTCGAGGCCGGCATCCCGGACCTCCTGACCGGCGCCGGCCACGCCCTGTGCACCGCCGACACCGACGAGAGCCCCGCCCCGGAGCTTCCCGCCGCCGCGGCCTGGGGCTACCTGCGCCTGCGCCGCTCTGCCTACCCCGATGCGGAGCTCTCCCTCTGGCTGGCGCGGATCCGCCGCCAGCCGTGGGAGAAGGCCTTCGTCTTCTTCAAGCACGAAGACGAAGCCAGGGGCCCCGACGAGGCGCTCCGCTTCCGGGAGCTCGCCGCGGCCCCCGCCGGGTAA
- the mfd gene encoding transcription-repair coupling factor, whose amino-acid sequence MSALPSSAPSAPSVPSAPLGERPAGRFEHLLDALGRDRRVRAQGLRGSSRAYLLARLLRERGAPALVLTATLTEARRFANELRFFLGAGPPASPADARVVLFPGWEASPFEGIPPLPEVSARRIAALARARHPGPFALVAPVGAALQRTLPPEVLEGAQARVAVADALDREVLARRLVESGYHAVGQVAEPGEVSLRGGIVDVFAPFYPQPLRIELFGDEVASIRTFDPVTQRSTLRLEAAVLLPAREVVAGPEAVERAAARLRARCRELGLPRAKTAEALESLRSSAVSPLRDLFYPYFCEAAVPLWAHLPAGTLAVFDEAGPVEERARELFEEARLSHARAVEREQVVPAVADVYLGAGEWEAFAGSTARLDLEELETAGGPGLAIAFSTQSNQDLSAALRQNRGSERLLTPLVEEIGRAREKGVALWLVCQSPGTVQKLRDLLASYGVRLGESEAFPEDPAPDGKLHAAVGALARGFRFPAKRLAVVSDAEILGEKVRRPAPATRQGFRSTLADLETGDAIVHQDSGVGLYRGLVRLDVAGEEGDYLHLEYEGGDRLYLPVTRIGLVQKYSGPGEGLPRLDKLGGKAWEKARRKALEGIEKMAHDLLELYARRQLATRPAYDPLDLAYREFESTFPYEETPDQLRAIDDVLRDLEGPHPMDRLICGDVGYGKTEVAIRAAFRAVTGGRQVAVLVPTTVLAAQHFQSFRRRFEGYPLTVEMLSRFVSPAEQKEILGRIARGGVDVVVGTHRLLQRDLKFKDLGLVVVDEEHRFGVSHKERLKQLRARVDVLTLSATPIPRTLNMGLSGVRDLSIIETPPADRLAVRTSLARFDDDVIREALQRELHRGGQVYFVHNRVQSIAGMADHVRRLVPGARVGVGHGQMRERDLEKVMEQFVAGELDVLVCTAIIESGLDIPRANTIVINRADLFGLADLYQLRGRVGRSNLRAYAYLLAPEEAELTGDARKRLQALQEFTELGAGFKIATHDLEIRGAGELLGKAQSGQMAAIGFDLYAELLEEAVRRLKGEPVEKAPEPEIRLKVPAHFPLEYVEDPRQRLVLYERLTRAAGPDELDDIRYELIDRYGPVPLPVENLLEVMKIRRRLVDLRAVSCDYTGKDLVLAFGESPRVDPDRVLALVQGEPERFRVTPDNRILWKTGPLEATQVLAAARELLNRLS is encoded by the coding sequence GTGTCCGCCCTCCCCTCCTCCGCCCCGTCAGCCCCATCGGTCCCGTCGGCCCCACTGGGCGAGCGCCCCGCCGGCCGCTTCGAGCACCTCCTGGACGCGCTCGGGCGCGACCGCCGGGTGCGGGCCCAGGGGCTGCGGGGGTCGAGCCGGGCGTACCTGCTCGCGCGCCTCCTGCGGGAGCGGGGCGCGCCGGCCCTGGTCCTCACGGCCACCCTGACCGAAGCGCGCCGCTTCGCCAACGAGCTTCGGTTCTTTCTCGGGGCCGGCCCCCCGGCTTCCCCGGCGGACGCCCGGGTGGTGCTCTTCCCGGGGTGGGAGGCATCCCCCTTCGAGGGCATCCCGCCCCTGCCGGAGGTCTCCGCCCGGCGAATCGCCGCGCTGGCTCGGGCGCGTCACCCGGGGCCGTTCGCCCTGGTCGCCCCCGTGGGGGCGGCCCTCCAGCGCACCCTGCCCCCGGAGGTCCTCGAAGGCGCGCAGGCAAGGGTGGCGGTGGCCGACGCCCTGGACCGGGAGGTCCTGGCCCGCCGGCTCGTGGAGAGCGGCTACCACGCCGTGGGACAGGTGGCGGAGCCCGGGGAGGTCAGCCTGCGGGGGGGAATCGTGGACGTCTTCGCCCCCTTCTACCCCCAGCCGCTGCGGATCGAGCTCTTCGGCGACGAGGTGGCGTCGATCCGAACCTTCGACCCGGTCACCCAACGCTCCACCCTGCGCCTGGAGGCCGCCGTGCTCCTCCCGGCCCGGGAGGTGGTCGCCGGGCCCGAGGCCGTGGAGCGGGCGGCGGCCCGGCTGCGGGCCCGCTGCCGGGAGCTGGGGCTCCCGCGGGCCAAGACCGCCGAGGCCCTGGAGAGCCTGCGCTCCTCCGCGGTCTCGCCCCTGCGGGACCTCTTCTACCCCTACTTCTGCGAGGCGGCCGTCCCCCTGTGGGCCCACCTCCCGGCGGGGACCCTGGCGGTCTTCGACGAGGCCGGGCCGGTGGAGGAGCGCGCCCGGGAGCTCTTTGAGGAGGCGCGGCTCTCCCACGCCCGGGCCGTGGAGCGCGAGCAGGTGGTGCCGGCGGTGGCCGACGTGTACCTGGGGGCCGGGGAGTGGGAGGCCTTTGCGGGTTCCACGGCCCGGCTCGACCTGGAGGAGCTCGAGACCGCCGGGGGGCCCGGCCTCGCCATCGCCTTCTCGACCCAGTCCAACCAGGACCTCTCGGCGGCCCTTCGCCAGAATCGGGGGAGCGAGCGCCTCCTCACCCCCCTGGTGGAGGAGATCGGCCGGGCCCGGGAGAAGGGCGTGGCCCTGTGGCTCGTGTGCCAGAGCCCTGGGACCGTGCAGAAACTGCGCGACCTCCTCGCCTCCTACGGGGTGCGCCTGGGGGAGAGCGAGGCCTTCCCCGAAGACCCCGCCCCCGACGGCAAGCTCCACGCGGCCGTGGGGGCCCTGGCCCGGGGGTTTCGGTTCCCGGCCAAGCGCCTCGCGGTGGTCTCCGACGCCGAGATCCTGGGGGAGAAGGTGCGCCGCCCCGCCCCCGCGACGCGCCAGGGGTTTCGGTCGACCCTGGCGGACCTGGAGACGGGCGACGCCATCGTCCACCAGGACTCCGGCGTGGGCCTGTATCGGGGCCTCGTGCGCCTGGACGTGGCGGGGGAAGAGGGCGACTACCTCCACCTGGAGTACGAGGGGGGCGACCGGCTCTACCTGCCGGTCACCCGGATCGGCCTCGTGCAGAAGTACTCCGGCCCCGGCGAGGGCCTGCCGCGGCTGGACAAGCTCGGAGGCAAGGCCTGGGAGAAGGCCCGCCGCAAGGCCCTCGAGGGCATCGAGAAGATGGCCCACGACCTCCTGGAGCTCTATGCCCGGCGCCAGCTCGCCACCCGCCCCGCCTACGACCCCCTGGACCTCGCCTACCGGGAGTTCGAGTCCACCTTCCCCTACGAGGAGACCCCCGACCAGCTCCGGGCCATCGACGACGTGCTCCGGGACCTGGAGGGGCCCCATCCCATGGACCGCCTCATCTGCGGCGACGTGGGGTACGGGAAGACCGAGGTGGCCATCCGGGCCGCCTTCCGGGCCGTGACCGGGGGCCGGCAGGTGGCGGTGCTCGTGCCCACCACGGTGCTCGCCGCCCAACACTTCCAGAGCTTCCGGCGGCGGTTCGAGGGGTACCCCCTCACCGTGGAGATGCTCTCGCGCTTCGTCTCCCCGGCCGAGCAGAAGGAGATCCTCGGGCGGATCGCCCGGGGCGGGGTGGACGTGGTGGTGGGCACCCACCGGCTCCTCCAGCGCGACTTGAAGTTCAAGGACCTGGGCCTGGTGGTGGTGGACGAGGAGCACCGGTTCGGGGTGTCCCACAAGGAGCGCTTGAAGCAGCTCCGGGCCCGGGTGGACGTGCTCACCCTCTCGGCCACCCCCATCCCCCGCACCCTCAACATGGGGCTCTCCGGGGTGCGGGACCTCTCCATCATCGAGACCCCCCCGGCGGACCGCCTCGCGGTGCGCACGAGCTTGGCCCGGTTCGACGACGACGTGATCCGCGAGGCCCTGCAGCGCGAGCTCCACCGGGGGGGGCAGGTCTACTTCGTGCACAACCGGGTGCAGTCCATCGCGGGCATGGCCGACCACGTGCGCCGGCTCGTGCCGGGGGCCCGGGTGGGGGTCGGGCACGGACAGATGCGCGAGCGCGACCTCGAGAAGGTGATGGAGCAGTTCGTGGCCGGAGAGCTCGACGTGCTCGTCTGCACGGCCATCATCGAGTCGGGCCTCGACATCCCCCGGGCAAACACCATCGTCATCAACCGGGCGGACCTCTTCGGCCTGGCCGACCTCTACCAGCTCCGGGGACGGGTGGGCCGCTCCAACCTGCGCGCCTACGCCTACCTCCTCGCCCCCGAGGAGGCCGAGCTCACGGGCGACGCCCGCAAGCGCCTCCAGGCCCTCCAGGAGTTCACCGAGCTCGGCGCCGGGTTCAAGATCGCCACCCACGACCTGGAGATCCGGGGCGCCGGGGAGCTCCTGGGCAAGGCCCAGTCGGGCCAGATGGCCGCCATCGGGTTCGACCTCTACGCCGAGCTCCTGGAGGAGGCCGTGCGACGGCTCAAGGGCGAGCCGGTGGAGAAGGCCCCCGAGCCCGAGATCCGCCTCAAGGTCCCCGCCCACTTCCCCCTGGAGTACGTGGAGGACCCCCGCCAGCGCCTCGTGCTCTACGAGCGCCTCACGCGGGCCGCGGGCCCCGACGAGCTCGACGACATCCGCTACGAGCTCATCGACCGGTACGGCCCGGTGCCCCTCCCGGTGGAGAACCTCCTCGAAGTCATGAAGATCCGCCGGCGCCTCGTGGACCTGCGGGCCGTGAGCTGCGACTACACGGGCAAGGACCTGGTGCTCGCCTTCGGCGAGTCCCCCCGGGTGGACCCGGACCGGGTGCTCGCCCTGGTCCAGGGCGAGCCGGAGCGCTTCCGGGTCACCCCCGACAACCGGATCCTGTGGAAGACCGGCCCCCTCGAAGCCACCCAGGTCCTCGCCGCCGCCCGGGAGCTGTTGAACCGCCTCTCCTGA